The following are encoded together in the Arcticibacterium luteifluviistationis genome:
- a CDS encoding Nramp family divalent metal transporter — translation MLKKLGPGLLVAAAGIGAGDMIIGIQIGLDFQWIFVAAVLLATVLKYVITAGIAKHQLETGESIIQFWNTKIPFWLRLIFILFFIVWSFMVGAALLSASGLAANSLLSFWSKETWAVVHSLLAFLMIYFGKYQSIENLTKVLILLLFVILIPTAIVLLFKTETSSEMVSAAYDTPTLIMSIIGGVGGSVTMLSYTYWLQEKNWDKKSLISDVRFDLRFSYFITALFIFALMVIASRLKMDSGDLSGPKLIFFLGEMIGDVLGTTIKLLFKICFWGVAFSSVITVWSGVPYLFQDFYQGIIKNKTTSTVPAAESKVYRAFLLFISIAPLVLTFLQNTIKNVINYTLISSVFVVGISITLLLLSRGKSKVSNSLFSKIILSLSVLVFASLLIWQAFH, via the coding sequence ATGTTGAAAAAATTAGGTCCTGGTTTATTAGTTGCCGCAGCTGGAATAGGTGCGGGTGATATGATAATTGGTATTCAAATTGGTCTTGATTTTCAATGGATTTTTGTGGCTGCGGTTCTACTTGCCACCGTTTTGAAATACGTTATTACAGCCGGAATTGCGAAGCATCAATTAGAAACCGGAGAGTCAATCATACAGTTTTGGAATACCAAAATCCCTTTTTGGTTAAGGTTAATCTTTATCCTCTTTTTTATTGTTTGGTCTTTTATGGTAGGGGCTGCCTTGCTTTCTGCAAGTGGCTTAGCAGCCAATTCACTGCTTTCTTTTTGGTCAAAAGAGACTTGGGCAGTTGTTCATTCTTTACTGGCGTTTTTGATGATATACTTTGGGAAGTATCAGTCGATTGAAAACCTAACCAAGGTTTTGATTTTGTTACTTTTTGTTATTCTGATTCCTACAGCCATTGTTTTACTTTTCAAAACAGAGACATCTTCCGAAATGGTGAGTGCGGCCTATGATACACCTACTTTAATTATGAGCATCATAGGTGGTGTGGGTGGAAGCGTTACCATGCTGAGTTATACGTATTGGTTGCAGGAAAAAAACTGGGATAAGAAAAGCCTTATATCCGATGTAAGGTTTGATTTAAGGTTTTCATATTTTATAACAGCTTTATTCATTTTTGCACTCATGGTGATAGCGAGCAGGTTAAAAATGGATTCCGGCGATTTGAGTGGTCCAAAATTGATTTTCTTTTTAGGAGAAATGATAGGAGACGTTTTAGGAACTACCATCAAATTGCTCTTTAAAATATGTTTTTGGGGTGTTGCTTTTTCCTCTGTCATTACGGTTTGGAGTGGGGTTCCTTATTTGTTTCAAGACTTTTATCAAGGTATTATTAAAAACAAAACCACTAGCACGGTGCCTGCTGCAGAATCAAAGGTTTATCGAGCTTTTTTGCTGTTTATTAGTATTGCTCCTTTGGTGTTAACCTTTCTTCAAAACACTATTAAAAATGTAATTAACTACACGCTAATTTCTTCCGTTTTTGTGGTGGGCATTAGTATAACGTTACTTTTACTCTCCAGAGGGAAGAGCAAGGTTTCAAACAGTTTGTTTTCAAAAATTATATTGAGCTTAAGTGTTCTTGTTTTTGCGAGTTTGCTGATTTGGCAAGCATTTCATTGA
- a CDS encoding MFS transporter, producing the protein MLLQNTYNFFKIKPVASLGFLFATSSLMIGVWAGALPFMKERMGLSDADLGLILLLAPLGSLTGVLLSTKVYRNIKVGTWLGVGNAVQALLFCVEVFAPNPWVFGIALFFRGGLGFLNGVATNAVAVRFEKQYDKKFLNTFHAIYSIGGALGAGLAALMFKFNLGSTSQVLSALAIILIGIALLKKNYVLHDYFIHSGSGFSMPTKSILGLSFICLVVFMAEGSVVDWSSIYLKRDILAPLSIISLGYGGFFVAMTLGRLNGDVLVPLIGEKRIVLLGTLLAALGLLLVSQSVEAYVVILGFVLTGAGCCFIVPVLFGSASNIPNVSQVQGFGMITSGGLIGFLAGPSIIGLISEQWSLSVGFMFVVFMLCLAAFVGGRSGLLK; encoded by the coding sequence GTGTTACTTCAAAATACGTACAACTTTTTCAAAATTAAACCAGTAGCATCGCTAGGCTTTCTTTTTGCTACTTCTAGCTTGATGATTGGGGTTTGGGCTGGGGCTTTGCCTTTTATGAAAGAGCGAATGGGGCTAAGTGATGCCGACTTAGGTTTGATACTTCTTTTAGCTCCTTTAGGTTCATTAACCGGTGTTCTTTTGTCTACCAAAGTTTATAGAAATATAAAAGTTGGTACTTGGTTAGGTGTTGGGAATGCTGTTCAAGCACTTTTATTCTGTGTGGAGGTTTTTGCTCCTAATCCTTGGGTTTTTGGTATAGCCTTGTTTTTTAGAGGAGGTCTAGGTTTCTTAAATGGAGTAGCCACTAATGCGGTAGCGGTTAGGTTTGAAAAACAATACGACAAGAAATTTTTGAATACATTTCATGCCATTTATAGCATAGGAGGAGCCTTAGGGGCGGGCTTGGCAGCTTTAATGTTTAAGTTCAACTTAGGAAGTACCTCGCAGGTTCTCTCTGCTTTGGCTATAATCTTAATAGGCATAGCATTGCTAAAGAAAAATTACGTTTTACATGATTATTTTATCCATTCGGGTTCTGGTTTTAGCATGCCTACTAAAAGTATTTTAGGCTTATCCTTTATATGTTTGGTGGTTTTTATGGCGGAGGGCTCTGTGGTGGATTGGAGCTCTATTTATCTTAAAAGAGACATTTTGGCTCCGCTGTCAATAATTAGTTTAGGCTATGGTGGTTTCTTTGTGGCCATGACCTTGGGCCGCTTAAACGGAGATGTTTTGGTACCTTTAATTGGTGAGAAACGAATAGTTTTATTGGGAACGTTACTCGCAGCACTTGGGCTTCTATTGGTTAGTCAAAGTGTGGAAGCTTACGTAGTGATTTTAGGTTTTGTTTTAACAGGAGCGGGCTGCTGCTTTATAGTGCCCGTTTTATTTGGGTCGGCCTCAAATATTCCGAACGTGAGTCAGGTACAAGGTTTCGGAATGATTACCTCTGGTGGTTTAATTGGCTTCCTTGCTGGGCCATCCATCATTGGTTTGATATCAGAGCAGTGGAGCCTCTCAGTAGGTTTTATGTTTGTGGTGTTTATGCTATGCCTTGCAGCCTTTGTAGGGGGTAGAAGTGGGCTTTTGAAGTAA
- a CDS encoding NAD-dependent epimerase/dehydratase family protein has translation MNIAIVTGSAGLIGSESVAFMSDKFDLVIGIDNNLRAYFFGDEASTEWNKKRIEDQFKNYKHYQADIRSEEEIGKIFQEYGKDIKLIIHTAAQPSHDWAAREPFMDFTVNANGTLVMLEMTRLHCPEAVFIFTSTNKVYGDNPNFLPLVEQETRWEIAEDHAYFKDGIDEQMSIDHTKHSLFGASKVAADVLVQEYGRYFGMKTGVFRGGCLTGPNHSGAQLHGFLAYLMKCAITGNHYTIFGYKGKQVRDNIHSWDLVNMFWHFYQNPRSAEVYNAGGGRFSNCSMQEGIALCEEITGNKMNYSLSDDNRSGDHIWYISDLSRFKSHYPTWDWKYDLKTTLSQMHDNIAKRV, from the coding sequence ATGAATATAGCTATAGTTACAGGTTCGGCCGGTTTAATTGGTAGTGAGTCTGTTGCCTTCATGTCTGACAAATTTGATTTAGTCATAGGTATTGACAATAACCTTAGAGCTTATTTCTTTGGCGATGAAGCTTCTACAGAGTGGAATAAGAAAAGAATAGAGGACCAATTCAAGAACTACAAGCATTATCAAGCTGATATTCGCTCTGAAGAAGAGATTGGTAAAATCTTTCAGGAATACGGCAAAGACATTAAATTAATCATTCATACTGCCGCACAGCCATCGCATGACTGGGCAGCTCGTGAGCCATTTATGGATTTCACGGTGAATGCAAATGGTACTTTGGTAATGCTCGAGATGACTCGTTTACATTGCCCAGAAGCTGTTTTCATATTTACTTCTACAAATAAGGTTTATGGAGACAATCCTAACTTCTTACCTCTTGTGGAGCAAGAAACGCGTTGGGAAATAGCTGAAGACCATGCTTATTTCAAAGATGGTATTGATGAGCAAATGAGCATTGACCATACTAAGCACTCATTATTTGGAGCTTCTAAAGTAGCTGCAGATGTATTAGTACAAGAGTACGGTCGTTATTTTGGAATGAAAACAGGTGTATTTAGAGGAGGCTGTTTAACAGGCCCAAATCACTCAGGTGCTCAGCTACACGGCTTCTTAGCTTACCTTATGAAATGTGCCATTACAGGCAATCATTACACCATCTTCGGTTATAAAGGCAAGCAAGTACGTGATAATATTCACTCATGGGATTTAGTAAACATGTTCTGGCATTTTTATCAAAACCCAAGAAGTGCTGAGGTTTATAATGCTGGTGGTGGTAGATTCTCAAATTGCTCTATGCAAGAAGGAATTGCCCTTTGTGAAGAAATCACAGGTAATAAAATGAATTACAGCCTTTCTGACGACAACAGAAGTGGTGACCATATTTGGTACATTTCTGATTTAAGCAGATTTAAGTCGCACTATCCTACTTGGGATTGGAAATATGACTTGAAAACTACTTTAAGTCAAATGCATGATAATATTGCTAAGAGAGTATAA
- the lhgO gene encoding L-2-hydroxyglutarate oxidase translates to MRYDVVVIGGGIVGLATALKIKEQKPRTRLLVLEKESGPAKHQTGNNSGVIHSGLYYKPGSLKALNCIGGYNQLLAFCDKEGIEYDLCGKIVVATQKEQLPILDTLFQRGEENGLKNLVYLSGDEMREIEPHVAGIKGIKVPQTGIIDYKKVSEKYAEKILELDGEIRYNERVTSVSDLNGVSTVVSSKGSYETTLVVNCGGLYSDKVAQMTEDEKIDLKIIPFRGEYYELKPEKQYLVKHLIYPVPDPNFPFLGVHFTRMINGGVEAGPNAVLAFRREGYKKTDFKFSELAETLMWPGFQKVAAKYWKTGMGEYYRSFSKAAFTKALQALIPELKADDLIPGGAGVRAQACDITGGLLDDFKIIENTQSINVCNAPSPAATSSLAIGQTVSEMVLKRLD, encoded by the coding sequence ATGAGGTATGATGTTGTAGTGATAGGTGGGGGAATTGTTGGTTTGGCAACTGCCTTAAAAATAAAAGAACAAAAGCCACGTACTAGGTTATTGGTACTGGAGAAAGAGTCGGGGCCAGCAAAGCACCAAACGGGTAATAATAGCGGAGTGATTCATTCAGGCCTTTATTATAAACCTGGGAGTCTCAAAGCTCTGAATTGTATAGGTGGTTATAACCAATTGCTTGCGTTTTGCGACAAAGAAGGCATAGAATATGATTTATGCGGAAAAATAGTAGTGGCAACCCAAAAGGAGCAATTGCCTATTTTAGATACTCTTTTTCAAAGAGGAGAAGAAAATGGACTAAAGAACTTGGTCTATTTAAGTGGTGATGAAATGCGTGAAATAGAACCTCATGTAGCCGGAATCAAAGGGATAAAAGTGCCACAAACGGGTATTATTGATTACAAAAAGGTCAGTGAAAAATACGCGGAAAAGATTTTAGAGCTGGATGGAGAAATTAGGTATAATGAAAGGGTAACGTCTGTTTCTGACTTAAATGGCGTCTCTACGGTAGTAAGTTCAAAGGGTAGCTATGAAACCACTTTGGTGGTAAACTGCGGAGGTTTATATTCTGACAAAGTGGCTCAAATGACCGAAGATGAGAAAATAGATCTGAAAATCATTCCATTTAGAGGGGAGTATTATGAGCTAAAGCCTGAAAAACAATATTTAGTTAAACATCTAATTTATCCTGTTCCAGACCCTAACTTTCCTTTTTTAGGAGTACATTTTACTAGAATGATTAATGGCGGAGTAGAGGCTGGACCTAATGCGGTTTTGGCTTTTAGAAGAGAAGGGTATAAGAAAACAGACTTTAAATTCTCTGAGTTAGCAGAAACACTCATGTGGCCAGGTTTTCAAAAAGTAGCAGCCAAATACTGGAAAACGGGTATGGGTGAGTACTACAGGTCTTTTTCAAAGGCCGCTTTTACCAAGGCACTGCAAGCTTTAATTCCTGAATTAAAAGCAGATGACCTTATTCCAGGCGGAGCAGGAGTAAGAGCACAGGCCTGTGACATTACTGGCGGCTTGCTGGATGATTTTAAGATTATTGAAAATACGCAATCCATCAATGTTTGTAATGCTCCATCGCCTGCAGCTACTAGTTCTTTGGCTATAGGGCAAACGGTTAGCGAAATGGTTTTGAAAAGGTTAGATTAA
- a CDS encoding GyrI-like domain-containing protein, which produces MNEGKCVQMLHVGSFDTEPESLAKIQVFCKEHGFKKNGEHHEIYLSDFRKTAPEKLKTILREPVR; this is translated from the coding sequence ATGAACGAAGGAAAATGTGTCCAAATGCTTCATGTAGGTTCTTTTGATACAGAACCAGAATCCTTAGCGAAAATTCAGGTCTTTTGTAAAGAACACGGTTTTAAGAAAAATGGAGAACATCATGAAATATACCTTTCAGATTTCAGAAAAACTGCTCCCGAAAAATTGAAAACAATTCTACGGGAGCCAGTAAGGTAA
- a CDS encoding helix-turn-helix transcriptional regulator produces the protein MPRLNRLTEILIQLQSKRIIKAQEIADRFDISLRTVYRDIRALEVAGVPILSEAGVGYSIMKEYRLPPVQFTEDEAFSFLTAGKLVSKFTDNDTQKSFESALFKIKSVLKNVDKELLDDAYQHIEVLENNYLPSERNEQLNIKEILKAILNKNIIKIEYFTGSRFEKNERDIEPIGIFSSNDNWYLIAWCRLREDYRNFRIDKITALAVQTERFDKKHPKLKTFISKTQSKENLTKVVLRIDKTGFRYMGDQYYYMGFISQKDLGDQIEMSFLTGNLMGFAHWFLYLGKVADIIEPEQLKIDVKQLLLKGIERLQ, from the coding sequence ATGCCTCGCCTTAACAGACTTACAGAAATACTTATTCAGCTACAATCTAAACGAATTATAAAGGCACAAGAGATAGCGGATAGGTTTGACATTAGCCTGAGAACCGTATACCGAGACATTAGAGCTTTAGAAGTAGCTGGTGTGCCTATTTTAAGTGAAGCTGGTGTAGGTTACTCTATTATGAAAGAGTACAGACTACCACCTGTTCAATTCACGGAAGACGAAGCTTTTTCTTTTCTTACCGCAGGTAAACTAGTCTCTAAGTTTACCGATAATGACACCCAGAAGTCTTTTGAGTCTGCCTTGTTTAAAATAAAATCGGTCTTAAAAAATGTAGACAAGGAATTATTGGATGATGCCTATCAACACATAGAAGTTTTAGAGAACAATTATCTTCCTAGTGAACGAAACGAGCAGCTGAACATCAAAGAAATCTTAAAAGCTATTCTGAATAAAAACATAATTAAAATAGAATACTTTACGGGTTCTAGATTTGAAAAAAACGAAAGAGACATAGAACCTATTGGTATATTTTCAAGCAATGATAATTGGTATTTGATAGCTTGGTGTAGATTAAGAGAAGATTATCGCAACTTCAGAATTGATAAAATAACAGCCCTAGCTGTTCAAACGGAACGTTTTGACAAAAAACACCCTAAACTAAAAACCTTCATTAGTAAAACACAATCAAAAGAAAACCTTACTAAGGTAGTTTTGAGAATTGACAAAACGGGATTCAGATATATGGGTGACCAATACTATTACATGGGTTTTATCTCTCAAAAAGATTTAGGAGATCAAATTGAAATGAGCTTTTTGACTGGAAATTTAATGGGCTTCGCACATTGGTTCTTATACCTAGGAAAAGTAGCCGACATCATTGAACCCGAACAACTGAAAATAGACGTAAAACAACTTCTTTTAAAAGGTATAGAAAGACTTCAATAA